The nucleotide sequence GCAAGGGGATAGATTTCTCTGCCCTGTGACAATAGAAAAAGGGTCCATAAATGCCTGTGCAGGAGGAGTTAAAGTGCGTTTCAGGCATTCAAAAGCTGAAGATGTCTCTTCTCTCAGTTAATTGTCACATCTTCCTTCCTAAAAGATGTGAAAATTTATGAAACAAGACACAAGCTTCTTGCCGATTAACTTTAGAAAATTAGTCATGGTAATAGATCGAATATCGGCTTATTCTTCTTTTAGCAGCATTTTCTTTTCATACTTTTCTGCATTAAAATCCAATGCGCACTGTGTGATCTACAAATGGGAATGCAGAATTGAACGTTACGAAGAACAATTAGTTAAAAGGCGAGGAGATGGTCATTGTTTCTCGTGCTGGTAATTTCCATCATGGATTGGAAATTAAGGCCAAATCATACAATTGAAGCTAAAGAAGAAGAGCAGTAATTGAACATTAGACCTACTAGGAATTGTGCTTCTCAGATAGAGAAGTGTGGTGTGGCGAGGGATAACTCAGAGGAGACCATCCTCGGCGACGCCACTGGGAATAACGGAAGCAACCGTGGCGGCTCCGCATCGGGCGCGGCCCGGGGCGACGGGTGCAGGTAGAAGCCCTTTCCAGCGATGGCCCTGTCCTCCGCCCACTTAGCAGCGTCCGAGCTCGGGTGTGGTGGCGGCGGCCGGTTGAAGGGATCCGGAATCAGAGGCGTCACCGGGCTAAGAACCAAGGAGGGGAAGTCCAGCATGCTGGGCGACAGGATCTCCGGCTTCTTCCGGGGAGAGAATCCAGCGGCGCCGCCGGGGGAATTGAGATTGGAGCACAGAAACGTCGGCATGAGAGGGCTCAGCACCTTCAGGTTCTTGAGGCTGTTCCTCCGCTCGTAGAGCTTGAAAGACGGCTTCTTGGGGCCGGTGGCCTTGGCCGCC is from Zingiber officinale cultivar Zhangliang chromosome 7B, Zo_v1.1, whole genome shotgun sequence and encodes:
- the LOC122003491 gene encoding VQ motif-containing protein 4-like encodes the protein MEREELGSSGSGYSCANGAAAVLPTPLTPKVCEAAPYPTTFVQADSSSFKKVVQMLTGSAETAAAAAGKGAHPAPAAKATGPKKPSFKLYERRNSLKNLKVLSPLMPTFLCSNLNSPGGAAGFSPRKKPEILSPSMLDFPSLVLSPVTPLIPDPFNRPPPPHPSSDAAKWAEDRAIAGKGFYLHPSPRAAPDAEPPRLLPLFPVASPRMVSSELSLATPHFSI